The following coding sequences lie in one Frigoribacterium sp. SL97 genomic window:
- a CDS encoding serine protein kinase RIO — translation MTFSDDFVVPTFSTVDPDSDADQRWSTWPAATPTERGPRPWPAWVVTSAAAIDTELGVVKTGKEADVHLIDRAVPTDVVLGAGDGARASLLAAKRYRGPEQSDFHRSSEYREGRRVRNTRDGRAMARGSAHGRRVQAGLWAAAEFDALCRMHSLGVAVPYPVQISGTEILMEFIGHGVEAAPRLAQVKDDGATLWPLFEQVHEIVIGFARAGFAHGDLSPYNLLVHDGRVVAIDVPQLVDVASNPTGVELLERDCRNVCAWFARRGFVRDPEQVFAEALGEVY, via the coding sequence TTGACCTTCTCCGACGATTTCGTCGTCCCCACCTTCTCCACCGTCGACCCCGACTCCGACGCCGACCAGCGCTGGTCCACCTGGCCGGCCGCCACCCCCACCGAACGCGGACCCCGGCCCTGGCCCGCCTGGGTCGTGACCTCCGCGGCCGCGATCGACACCGAGCTCGGCGTCGTCAAGACCGGCAAGGAGGCCGACGTCCACCTGATCGACCGAGCCGTGCCGACGGACGTCGTGCTGGGCGCCGGTGACGGAGCCCGCGCCTCCTTGCTGGCCGCGAAGCGGTACCGCGGGCCCGAGCAGAGCGACTTCCACCGTTCGTCGGAGTACCGGGAGGGCCGACGGGTCCGCAACACCCGCGACGGCCGCGCGATGGCTCGCGGCTCGGCGCACGGCCGCCGCGTGCAGGCCGGGCTCTGGGCCGCGGCCGAGTTCGACGCGCTCTGCCGCATGCACTCCCTCGGCGTCGCCGTGCCGTACCCGGTGCAGATCAGCGGCACCGAGATCCTGATGGAGTTCATCGGGCACGGGGTCGAAGCCGCCCCACGCCTCGCCCAGGTCAAGGACGACGGCGCCACCCTCTGGCCGTTGTTCGAGCAGGTGCACGAGATCGTGATCGGCTTCGCCCGGGCCGGCTTCGCGCACGGGGACCTCTCGCCGTACAACCTGCTCGTGCACGACGGGCGCGTGGTCGCCATCGACGTGCCCCAGCTGGTCGACGTCGCGAGCAACCCGACCGGCGTCGAGCTGCTCGAACGCGACTGCCGCAACGTCTGCGCCTGGTTCGCCCGGCGCGGGTTCGTCCGCGACCCCGAGCAGGTCTTCGCCGAGGCGCTGGGCGAGGTGTACTAG
- a CDS encoding NAD(+)/NADH kinase, translated as MGKFTVGLVPHPTKSVLDSVEIIRGWTTRSQAHLVAMTSDAARVGDGVELVDERTFRERVTVVVALGGDGTMLGAMRLVAERPVPVLGVNYGNVGFLVEVEPHELPEALDRVGQKQFSLEAHHALEVTHSASGFENTYLAFNDVSVARRPGEGVVSADLVLDETPYGYYKADAIVAATPAGSTAYNYAAGGPILSPAIAAVVVTPVAPMSGIDRSVVLGPREKLRFEIGDGTHSAALEVDGRVVADVSEGCVIRLVLRRDAGQVIRLDVDRHGRKGRLKLSLLDLPLREDQLLELVPTDVRARFRERAERAGGLAGVAHDDDTAVTGISPLH; from the coding sequence ATGGGCAAGTTCACGGTCGGCCTCGTTCCGCACCCCACGAAGTCGGTGCTCGACAGCGTCGAGATCATCCGCGGCTGGACGACCCGCTCACAGGCGCACCTCGTCGCCATGACCTCCGACGCGGCACGGGTCGGCGACGGCGTCGAGCTGGTCGACGAGCGCACCTTCCGCGAGCGCGTCACCGTCGTGGTGGCCCTCGGCGGCGACGGCACGATGCTCGGCGCCATGCGGCTCGTCGCCGAGCGTCCCGTGCCCGTACTGGGCGTCAACTACGGCAACGTGGGCTTCCTGGTCGAGGTCGAGCCGCACGAACTGCCCGAGGCGCTCGACCGCGTCGGCCAGAAGCAGTTCTCGCTCGAGGCGCACCACGCCCTCGAGGTCACGCACTCGGCATCCGGCTTCGAGAACACCTACCTGGCCTTCAACGACGTCTCGGTGGCCCGCCGTCCGGGTGAGGGCGTCGTCTCGGCCGACCTCGTCCTCGACGAGACGCCCTACGGCTACTACAAGGCCGACGCGATCGTCGCGGCGACCCCCGCCGGGTCGACCGCCTACAACTACGCCGCGGGCGGGCCGATCCTGTCCCCCGCGATCGCGGCCGTCGTGGTCACCCCGGTGGCACCGATGTCGGGCATCGACCGCTCGGTCGTCCTCGGCCCGCGAGAGAAATTGCGCTTCGAGATCGGCGACGGCACGCACTCGGCCGCGCTCGAGGTCGACGGTCGCGTGGTCGCCGACGTCAGCGAGGGCTGCGTCATCAGGCTCGTGCTGCGGCGCGACGCCGGCCAGGTCATCCGGCTGGACGTCGACCGACACGGTCGCAAGGGCCGCCTGAAGCTCAGCCTGCTCGACCTGCCGTTGCGTGAGGACCAGCTGCTCGAGCTCGTCCCCACCGACGTCCGGGCCCGCTTCCGCGAGCGAGCCGAACGCGCCGGCGGCCTCGCCGGCGTCGCCCACGACGACGACACCGCCGTCACCGGCATCAGCCCCCTGCACTGA
- a CDS encoding ATP-dependent Clp protease ATP-binding subunit, with product MFERFTDRARRVVVLAQEEAKMLNHNYIGTEHILLGLIHEGEGVAAKALESLGISLDAVREQVQDIIGQGQQQPTGHIPFTPRAKKVLELSLREALQLGHNYIGTEHILLGLIREGEGVAAQVLVKLGADLNRVRQQVIQLLSGYQGKEAVAVGGEQTQGAQGGSQVLDQFGRNLTQAARDNKLDPVIGREKEMERVMQILSRRSKNNPVLIGEPGVGKTAVVEGLAQAIVKGEVPETLKDKQLYSLDLGSLIAGSRYRGDFEERLKKVTKEIRTRGDIIVFIDEIHTLVGAGAAEGAIDAASILKPLLARGELQTIGATTLDEYRKHFEKDAALERRFQPVQVNEPSLPHAINILKGLRDKYEAFHKVSITDGAIVAAANLADRYVSDRFLPDKAIDLIDEAGARLRLSILSAPPELREFDERIAGVRGQKEGAIEDQDFEKAASLRDEEKKLLGERLRLEKTWRSGEAGAGGTVDEGIIAEVLAQATGIPVFKLTEEETSRLVFMEKALHQRVIGQEQAIAALSKTIRRTRAGLKDPKRPSGSFIFAGPTGVGKTELAKALAEFLFDDEGALISLDMSEYGEKHTVSRLFGAPPGFVGFEEGGQLTEKVRRKPFSVVLFDEIEKAHPDIFNSLLQVLEEGRLTDGQGRVVDFKNTVIIMTTNLGTKDITGGPVGFQIEGDTATSYERMRSKVTEELKKHFKPEFLNRVDETIVFPQLNQEELLQIVDLFIKRLSDRLLDRDMTAVLSQSAKERLIEIGFDPSLGARPLRRAIQHEVEDRLSERILQGELNAGDHVQVDFVDGEFTFATSRQPGREEVLVGDAPELES from the coding sequence ATGTTCGAGAGATTCACCGACCGTGCCCGTCGCGTCGTCGTCCTCGCCCAAGAAGAGGCGAAGATGCTGAACCACAACTACATCGGCACCGAGCACATCCTGCTCGGTCTGATCCACGAGGGCGAAGGCGTCGCCGCCAAGGCCCTCGAGTCGCTGGGCATCTCGCTCGACGCCGTGCGCGAGCAGGTGCAAGACATCATCGGCCAGGGCCAGCAGCAGCCGACCGGCCACATCCCCTTCACGCCTCGTGCGAAGAAGGTCCTCGAGCTGAGCCTGCGCGAGGCGCTGCAGCTCGGCCACAACTACATCGGCACCGAGCACATCCTGCTCGGCCTCATCCGCGAGGGTGAAGGAGTCGCCGCCCAGGTGCTCGTGAAGCTCGGCGCCGACCTCAACCGGGTCCGCCAGCAGGTCATCCAGCTCCTCTCCGGCTACCAGGGGAAAGAGGCGGTGGCCGTGGGCGGCGAACAGACCCAGGGCGCGCAGGGCGGCAGCCAGGTGCTCGACCAGTTCGGTCGCAACCTTACGCAGGCCGCGCGCGACAACAAGCTCGACCCGGTCATCGGGCGCGAGAAAGAGATGGAGCGGGTCATGCAGATCCTCTCCCGTCGCTCCAAGAACAACCCCGTCCTGATCGGTGAGCCCGGCGTCGGCAAGACCGCCGTCGTCGAGGGCCTGGCCCAGGCGATCGTCAAGGGCGAGGTCCCCGAGACGCTGAAGGACAAGCAGCTCTACTCGCTCGACCTCGGCTCGCTCATCGCCGGCAGCCGTTACCGCGGTGACTTCGAGGAGCGCCTGAAGAAGGTCACCAAAGAGATCCGCACGCGCGGCGACATCATCGTCTTCATCGACGAGATCCACACCCTCGTGGGTGCGGGTGCCGCCGAGGGTGCCATCGACGCCGCGTCGATCCTCAAGCCGCTGCTCGCCCGTGGCGAGCTGCAGACGATCGGTGCGACCACGCTCGACGAGTACCGCAAGCACTTCGAGAAGGACGCCGCCCTCGAGCGCCGCTTCCAGCCCGTGCAGGTCAACGAGCCCTCGCTGCCCCACGCGATCAACATCCTCAAGGGGCTGCGCGACAAGTACGAGGCCTTCCACAAGGTGTCCATCACCGACGGCGCCATCGTCGCGGCGGCGAACCTCGCCGACCGTTACGTCAGCGACCGGTTCCTGCCCGACAAGGCCATCGACCTGATCGACGAGGCCGGCGCCCGCCTGCGTCTGTCGATCCTGTCCGCACCGCCCGAGCTGCGCGAGTTCGACGAGCGCATCGCCGGCGTCCGCGGCCAGAAAGAGGGCGCGATCGAGGACCAGGACTTCGAGAAGGCCGCCTCGTTGCGCGACGAAGAGAAGAAGCTGCTCGGTGAGCGCCTCCGCCTCGAGAAGACGTGGCGTTCGGGCGAGGCCGGAGCCGGCGGAACCGTCGACGAGGGCATCATCGCCGAGGTCCTGGCCCAGGCCACGGGCATCCCGGTCTTCAAGCTCACCGAAGAAGAGACCTCGCGTCTCGTCTTCATGGAGAAGGCCCTGCACCAGCGCGTCATCGGACAAGAGCAGGCCATCGCGGCCCTCTCGAAGACCATCCGCCGCACGCGTGCCGGCCTGAAGGACCCGAAGCGTCCCTCCGGGTCGTTCATCTTCGCCGGGCCCACCGGTGTCGGCAAGACCGAGCTGGCCAAGGCGCTCGCCGAGTTCCTGTTCGACGACGAGGGCGCGCTGATCTCGCTCGACATGTCCGAGTACGGCGAGAAGCACACCGTCTCGCGACTGTTCGGTGCCCCTCCCGGGTTCGTCGGCTTCGAAGAAGGCGGGCAGCTGACCGAGAAGGTCCGTCGCAAGCCGTTCTCCGTGGTGCTGTTCGACGAGATCGAGAAGGCCCACCCCGACATCTTCAACTCGCTGTTGCAGGTGCTCGAAGAGGGTCGTCTCACCGACGGTCAGGGTCGTGTCGTCGACTTCAAGAACACGGTCATCATCATGACGACCAACCTCGGCACGAAGGACATCACCGGCGGCCCCGTCGGCTTCCAGATCGAGGGCGACACGGCGACCTCCTACGAGCGCATGCGTTCGAAGGTCACCGAAGAGCTCAAGAAGCACTTCAAGCCGGAGTTCCTGAACCGCGTCGACGAGACGATCGTGTTCCCGCAGCTCAACCAAGAAGAGCTGCTGCAGATCGTCGACCTGTTCATCAAGCGCCTGTCCGACCGTCTGCTCGACCGCGACATGACGGCCGTCCTCTCGCAGTCCGCGAAAGAGCGGCTCATCGAGATCGGGTTCGACCCGTCGCTCGGTGCCCGGCCGCTGCGTCGTGCGATCCAGCACGAGGTCGAGGACCGTCTGTCCGAGCGCATCCTGCAGGGTGAGCTCAACGCGGGCGACCACGTCCAGGTCGACTTCGTCGACGGAGAGTTCACCTTCGCCACCTCGCGTCAGCCGGGTCGCGAAGAGGTCCTCGTGGGCGACGCCCCCGAGCTCGAGAGCTAG
- a CDS encoding amino-acid N-acetyltransferase, giving the protein MSDAADAPTGADGLVGADALGGADALVGADRHGITVRNAVVSDVPHIQRLCEPFVQKRILLGKDLVTLYGDVQEFQIAVGPDGVPIGCGALHVMWDDLAEVRTLALDAAWIRKGVGHRLLESLEGAARRLEIGRLFCLTFEVDFFEKHGYFNVGDEGLVPPDVYGELVRSTDEGVAEFLDLARVKPNTLGNSRMLKALPAL; this is encoded by the coding sequence ATGTCAGATGCGGCAGACGCGCCCACCGGTGCCGACGGACTCGTCGGTGCCGACGCGCTCGGGGGTGCCGACGCGCTCGTCGGTGCCGACCGGCACGGCATCACGGTGCGGAACGCGGTCGTGAGTGACGTGCCGCACATCCAGCGGCTGTGCGAGCCGTTCGTGCAGAAGCGCATCCTGCTGGGCAAGGACCTTGTGACGCTGTACGGCGACGTCCAGGAGTTCCAGATCGCGGTCGGGCCCGACGGGGTGCCGATCGGCTGCGGCGCGCTGCACGTCATGTGGGACGACCTGGCCGAAGTGCGCACGCTCGCCCTCGACGCCGCATGGATTCGCAAGGGGGTCGGCCACCGCCTCCTCGAGTCGCTCGAAGGGGCGGCCCGCCGGCTCGAGATCGGCCGACTGTTCTGCCTGACGTTCGAGGTCGACTTCTTCGAGAAGCACGGCTACTTCAACGTCGGCGACGAGGGGCTCGTGCCGCCGGACGTCTACGGCGAGCTCGTGCGCTCGACCGACGAGGGCGTGGCGGAGTTCCTCGACCTGGCGCGGGTGAAGCCGAACACGCTCGGCAACTCACGGATGCTCAAGGCGCTGCCCGCGCTGTAG
- a CDS encoding dehydrogenase, whose amino-acid sequence MNAATPSSEPVDPREPVDPDDRNGTFRSESLELALAAQDAAAVAFALRHDVVVVPKLVLPSDASATSATADAAPSTGGPDDGALPDEGDQVRVFGRENTDKRILLLFSSDDTYAAMVPDDPNRQVMLYDALSLRAFLEAHLDVIEQVFFDIAGPHTMAANPEDLLKALG is encoded by the coding sequence GTGAACGCAGCCACCCCCTCCTCCGAGCCCGTCGACCCCCGCGAGCCCGTCGACCCGGACGACCGCAACGGCACCTTCCGCTCCGAGTCGCTCGAGCTGGCCCTCGCCGCCCAGGACGCCGCCGCCGTCGCCTTCGCCCTGCGGCACGACGTGGTCGTCGTCCCGAAGCTCGTCCTGCCGAGCGACGCGAGCGCCACGAGCGCCACCGCCGACGCCGCACCCTCCACCGGCGGCCCCGACGACGGAGCCCTCCCCGACGAAGGCGACCAGGTCCGCGTCTTCGGCCGCGAGAACACCGACAAGCGCATCCTGCTGCTCTTCTCGTCGGACGACACCTACGCCGCGATGGTCCCCGACGACCCGAACCGCCAGGTCATGCTCTACGACGCGCTCTCGTTGCGCGCCTTCCTCGAGGCCCACCTCGACGTCATCGAGCAGGTCTTCTTCGACATCGCCGGCCCGCACACCATGGCCGCCAACCCGGAAGACCTCCTCAAGGCCCTCGGCTAG
- the radA gene encoding DNA repair protein RadA produces the protein MARTTTPPFRCTECGWTSLKWAGRCGECQKWGTVVDVTSALVSARGTASVRVEGDRVARPITQVEANSVAYWPSGIAEFDRVLGGGIVPGAAILLSGEPGVGKSTLLLEVASRAAATGARVLYVTAEESASQVRLRAQRTGAMHDNLFLAAEVDLSVILGQIDQVDPQLVIVDSVQTVSSSTIDGIAGGTSQVREVASTLIRVSKDRNLPVLLVGHVTKDGTIAGPRLLEHLVDVVCQFEGDRQTALRFIRAHKNRFGPTDEVGCFEMTGDGIAEVADPSGLFMSRNGTPVSGTCITVAMEGRRALPVEVQALIVASSTPQPRRVVNGVDSSRVAMLLAVLERRAGIRLGDADVYVSTVGGIKITEPGADLAIALALASASREKPFPQTMAAVGEISLAGEIRPVSSPKQRASEARRLGFTQLVDAESGNLREALRRAFSAAGSERDRELDRAF, from the coding sequence ATGGCTCGCACCACCACTCCCCCGTTCCGCTGCACCGAGTGCGGGTGGACGTCGCTCAAGTGGGCGGGGCGCTGCGGCGAGTGCCAGAAGTGGGGCACCGTCGTCGACGTCACCTCGGCCCTCGTCAGCGCCCGCGGCACCGCCTCGGTCCGCGTCGAAGGCGACCGCGTCGCACGACCCATCACCCAGGTCGAAGCCAACAGCGTCGCCTACTGGCCCAGCGGCATCGCGGAGTTCGACCGCGTCCTCGGCGGAGGCATCGTCCCCGGCGCCGCCATCCTGCTCAGCGGCGAACCCGGCGTCGGCAAGTCGACCCTGCTGCTCGAGGTCGCCTCCCGCGCCGCCGCCACCGGCGCCCGCGTCCTCTACGTCACCGCCGAAGAGAGCGCCTCGCAGGTCCGCCTCCGCGCCCAACGCACCGGCGCCATGCACGACAACCTCTTCCTCGCCGCCGAGGTCGACCTCTCGGTCATCCTCGGCCAGATCGACCAGGTCGACCCCCAGCTCGTCATCGTCGACTCGGTGCAGACCGTCTCGTCCTCGACCATCGATGGCATCGCCGGCGGCACCTCCCAGGTGCGCGAGGTCGCCTCGACCCTCATCCGCGTCAGCAAAGACCGCAACCTTCCCGTCCTGCTCGTCGGCCACGTCACCAAGGACGGCACCATCGCCGGCCCCCGCCTGCTCGAACACCTCGTCGACGTCGTCTGCCAGTTCGAAGGTGACCGGCAGACCGCGCTCCGCTTCATCCGCGCCCACAAGAACCGCTTCGGCCCCACCGACGAGGTCGGTTGCTTCGAGATGACCGGCGACGGCATCGCCGAGGTCGCCGACCCCAGCGGCCTCTTCATGTCGCGCAACGGCACCCCCGTCAGCGGCACCTGCATCACCGTCGCCATGGAAGGCCGCCGCGCCCTGCCCGTCGAGGTCCAGGCACTCATCGTCGCCAGCTCGACACCTCAACCCCGCCGCGTCGTCAACGGCGTCGACTCCTCCCGCGTCGCCATGCTGCTCGCCGTGCTCGAACGCCGCGCCGGCATCCGCCTCGGCGACGCCGACGTCTACGTCAGCACCGTCGGCGGCATCAAGATCACCGAACCCGGCGCCGACCTCGCCATCGCCCTCGCCCTCGCCAGTGCCAGCCGCGAGAAACCCTTCCCCCAGACCATGGCCGCCGTCGGCGAGATCAGCCTCGCCGGCGAGATCCGCCCCGTTTCCTCGCCCAAACAACGCGCCTCCGAGGCCCGACGCCTCGGCTTCACCCAGCTCGTCGACGCCGAGTCGGGCAACCTGCGCGAAGCGCTTCGCCGAGCGTTCAGCGCCGCGGGCTCCGAACGCGACCGCGAACTCGACCGGGCCTTCTGA
- a CDS encoding SGNH/GDSL hydrolase family protein: MPSRHTVLAFVSGVGVTLATTAAAGAGVTRFMQRRNAAAADLNALLPVHSAWWRDRFDRKGKLLYVAMGDSAAQGIGASSPARSYVGRISASIRRQSHTSLRVVNLSVSGSTTWLCRKDQLPKFEKYEPDVVTVAIGANDIIQFNPESFEKNLRVIYGALPSHAIVGDLPAMWIPDREKKLVEANAIVHRLAGEFGLTVAPLYETTRAQGFFRTYRNSAGDLFHPNDRGYRVWASAFEPAIAARLARIAADEAATAHEAREAEAVAAHTAAAAAAPTASTSSDTPTTDPAGGATTSPTDASADVGGAS, from the coding sequence ATGCCCTCACGCCACACCGTCCTCGCCTTCGTCTCGGGCGTCGGCGTCACCCTCGCCACCACGGCCGCCGCCGGCGCCGGCGTCACCCGCTTCATGCAGCGACGCAACGCGGCCGCCGCCGACCTGAACGCGCTGCTGCCCGTCCATTCGGCCTGGTGGCGCGACCGCTTCGACCGCAAGGGCAAGCTGCTCTACGTCGCGATGGGCGACTCCGCCGCCCAGGGCATCGGCGCCTCGAGCCCGGCCCGCAGCTACGTCGGCCGCATCTCGGCCTCGATCCGCCGCCAGAGCCACACCTCGCTGCGCGTCGTCAACCTCAGCGTCAGCGGCTCGACCACCTGGCTCTGCCGAAAGGACCAGCTGCCCAAGTTCGAGAAGTACGAACCCGACGTCGTGACCGTCGCCATCGGCGCCAACGACATCATCCAGTTCAACCCCGAGTCGTTCGAGAAGAACCTCCGCGTCATCTACGGCGCCCTGCCCTCGCACGCCATCGTCGGCGACCTGCCCGCCATGTGGATTCCCGACCGCGAGAAGAAGCTCGTCGAGGCCAACGCCATCGTCCACCGCCTCGCCGGCGAGTTCGGCCTCACCGTCGCCCCGCTCTACGAGACCACCCGCGCGCAGGGCTTCTTCCGCACCTACCGCAACTCGGCCGGCGACCTCTTCCACCCCAACGACCGCGGCTACCGCGTCTGGGCCTCGGCCTTCGAACCCGCCATCGCCGCCCGCCTCGCTCGCATCGCCGCCGACGAGGCCGCCACCGCCCACGAGGCCCGCGAGGCCGAAGCCGTCGCGGCCCACACGGCCGCGGCTGCCGCCGCCCCGACTGCCAGCACCAGCAGCGACACCCCGACGACGGACCCTGCAGGAGGCGCCACCACGTCCCCGACGGACGCCTCCGCCGATGTCGGGGGCGCCTCCTAG
- a CDS encoding AAA family ATPase has translation MTTEALAVDDVFPVRGYPKYTYQQQKSVEGDVARHAASGSGVLLVYGPSKSGKSVLVQKVLPKALYVEAPNTETAEGFWQAANTALGTHTTRSEGDETSESREIGLSAGVSSVGRFVGKWGWNRSKKNSRGGTSTDPSNIFVTRALLKTKRVLIIDDLHMLHRDEQRKIVRNITPFVDKGGRVILIASGHRAELIPTLVPNMGGSFKANNFGLWSDAGQLGQLAQIVKDGWIKLRTQAPAGLAERLAENAYGSPQTMQRLSAALVVNNNYYFAADELSELVSPTDWDEFDKTSLAPVLSEVRWVKKLTKGPKGKARDEYPTHKYGPADGYRLIMLALRELLPNVDVDVDVLRRKLSKSRRAHRYSGLRCPVHARLRR, from the coding sequence GTGACCACCGAAGCTCTGGCAGTCGATGACGTGTTCCCGGTCCGGGGATATCCCAAGTACACCTACCAACAGCAGAAGTCCGTTGAGGGTGACGTCGCGAGACACGCGGCCTCCGGCTCCGGTGTTCTCTTGGTGTACGGCCCGAGTAAGTCCGGGAAGTCGGTTCTCGTTCAGAAGGTGCTTCCGAAGGCGCTTTACGTGGAGGCACCCAACACCGAGACCGCGGAAGGTTTTTGGCAGGCCGCGAATACGGCTCTCGGCACGCACACCACCCGTTCTGAAGGCGATGAGACGTCCGAGTCCCGCGAGATAGGTCTTAGCGCCGGGGTTTCGTCGGTTGGCCGATTTGTGGGCAAGTGGGGTTGGAATAGGTCGAAGAAGAACAGTCGCGGTGGTACGTCCACAGATCCGAGCAATATTTTTGTGACCAGGGCTCTTCTGAAAACCAAGCGTGTCTTGATCATCGACGACCTTCACATGCTCCATCGGGATGAACAGCGGAAAATCGTTCGAAACATCACGCCGTTCGTCGACAAGGGCGGACGGGTGATTCTCATTGCGTCTGGGCATCGGGCCGAGCTCATTCCGACTCTCGTACCGAACATGGGCGGCTCTTTCAAAGCCAACAACTTCGGTCTGTGGAGCGACGCAGGCCAACTGGGCCAGCTGGCTCAAATTGTGAAAGACGGTTGGATCAAGCTCAGGACGCAGGCGCCTGCGGGGTTGGCGGAGCGGCTGGCGGAGAATGCCTACGGCAGCCCTCAAACGATGCAGCGTCTTAGCGCCGCTCTTGTGGTCAACAACAATTACTACTTCGCCGCCGACGAGCTGAGTGAGCTCGTGTCCCCCACCGATTGGGACGAGTTCGACAAGACCAGCCTCGCTCCGGTTCTTTCCGAGGTTCGTTGGGTCAAGAAGCTGACGAAGGGACCCAAGGGAAAAGCCCGCGACGAATACCCCACCCACAAATATGGGCCTGCGGATGGGTATCGGCTGATCATGCTTGCACTGCGAGAACTTCTACCCAACGTGGACGTTGACGTAGATGTGCTCCGGAGAAAATTGTCGAAGTCCCGAAGGGCACACCGCTACTCGGGGTTACGCTGCCCTGTCCACGCAAGGTTGAGACGGTGA